The following proteins are encoded in a genomic region of Sorangiineae bacterium MSr12523:
- a CDS encoding N-acetylmuramoyl-L-alanine amidase — protein MLRTAGCWSIAAVVVVPALACQSAPSESDDARQMDARQRAFHQAATEFGVPESVLLGVSYMESRWDTNGGQPSRGAGYGPMHLTDVGSVPGRRTRMCGAGADDARGDDSRTMSRVERHADNVPASLRTLTRAAALTGVDEGTLRTDPEQNVRGGAALLAEYQRELAAAGKVRAASADAADWYGAVARYSGAVDTGAARQFADGVFGILAEGTRRVTDDGQSMELSAQTGIRPQRTQIDVLGLRPSPQGDVECPPDLDCEWIPAPYQELGGGKFGNHDLSDRPNTQRITHIVIHDVEGYYSTAVSDEILDPNGVSWHYTIRSNDGHVAQHVKTKDVGWHAGNWYLNAKSIGIEHEGFAAQGTWYTEAMYRSSVKLVRYLAARYGVPLDRAHILGHDNVQGPIPDAVSGMHWDTGPYWDWAHYFELLGSPFRATGRRGSGLVTMRPDYAHNRPPFFGCDDDHPADPCPARASSSVILHSEPRADAPLLDDVGLHPPDGKTSMVVYDIGSRASTGQQYAVAERRGDWTAIWYLGQKGWFYDPASAPSALPASGVLVTPKAGKASIPIYGRAYPEAEAFPARVPVQAIVPLQYTMPAGQKYSLGHLPATEYLWAGTFDPAEHVVVRGQTSYYQIQFGHRIAYVMANDVDLLPAL, from the coding sequence ATGCTCCGAACCGCTGGCTGCTGGTCCATCGCTGCCGTCGTCGTCGTCCCCGCGTTGGCCTGTCAGTCCGCGCCGTCCGAATCGGACGATGCGCGCCAGATGGATGCGCGCCAGCGAGCCTTTCACCAGGCGGCAACCGAGTTCGGCGTCCCCGAGAGCGTGCTGCTCGGTGTATCCTACATGGAATCGCGGTGGGACACGAACGGCGGTCAGCCGAGTCGAGGTGCGGGCTACGGGCCGATGCACCTCACCGATGTCGGTTCGGTCCCGGGCCGACGCACACGCATGTGCGGCGCCGGCGCCGACGATGCGCGCGGCGATGATTCGCGGACGATGTCTCGGGTCGAGCGCCATGCCGACAATGTTCCGGCGTCGTTGCGTACGCTCACGCGGGCTGCCGCGCTGACCGGCGTGGACGAAGGAACGCTGCGCACCGACCCGGAGCAAAACGTTCGCGGCGGTGCCGCGCTGCTGGCCGAATACCAGCGGGAGCTGGCTGCTGCGGGGAAGGTTCGCGCGGCCAGCGCCGACGCGGCGGACTGGTACGGTGCGGTGGCTCGCTACAGCGGCGCGGTGGATACGGGCGCGGCGCGCCAGTTTGCCGATGGCGTCTTCGGCATCCTCGCGGAAGGCACCCGCCGCGTTACCGACGATGGCCAGAGCATGGAGCTCTCGGCCCAAACTGGCATTCGGCCGCAGAGGACCCAAATCGACGTTCTCGGTTTGCGCCCCTCGCCCCAGGGCGACGTGGAGTGCCCGCCGGACCTCGATTGCGAATGGATTCCTGCGCCCTATCAGGAGCTCGGCGGAGGCAAATTCGGGAATCACGATTTGTCCGACCGGCCGAACACGCAGCGAATTACGCATATCGTCATTCACGACGTCGAAGGCTATTACTCGACGGCGGTGAGCGACGAAATTCTCGACCCGAATGGCGTCAGTTGGCATTACACGATTCGCTCCAACGACGGGCACGTCGCGCAGCACGTGAAGACCAAGGACGTGGGGTGGCACGCTGGCAATTGGTACTTGAATGCCAAATCGATTGGCATCGAGCACGAAGGATTCGCCGCACAAGGCACTTGGTACACCGAAGCGATGTACCGCAGCTCGGTGAAGCTCGTGCGCTACCTTGCTGCCCGCTACGGTGTGCCGCTCGATCGCGCGCACATTCTTGGCCATGACAATGTGCAAGGGCCGATCCCCGATGCCGTGAGCGGCATGCATTGGGATACGGGGCCCTATTGGGATTGGGCGCACTACTTCGAATTGCTCGGTTCACCGTTCCGCGCCACGGGGCGTCGGGGCTCGGGCCTGGTCACGATGCGTCCGGATTATGCGCACAATCGGCCGCCGTTCTTCGGCTGCGACGACGATCATCCCGCGGATCCGTGTCCGGCGCGTGCTTCGTCCTCGGTGATCCTGCACAGCGAACCACGCGCCGACGCACCGCTGCTCGACGACGTGGGGCTCCATCCGCCGGACGGAAAGACGTCCATGGTGGTGTACGACATTGGAAGCCGCGCCTCGACGGGCCAGCAATATGCCGTTGCGGAGCGGCGCGGGGATTGGACGGCCATCTGGTACCTCGGACAAAAAGGCTGGTTCTACGATCCGGCGAGCGCGCCCAGCGCTCTTCCGGCCAGTGGCGTGCTCGTCACCCCGAAGGCGGGGAAAGCGTCGATTCCCATTTACGGACGCGCGTATCCAGAGGCGGAGGCTTTTCCCGCACGCGTGCCCGTGCAGGCCATCGTCCCGCTGCAGTACACCATGCCCGCGGGTCAAAAGTACTCGCTGGGCCATCTGCCTGCCACGGAGTACCTGTGGGCAGGGACGTTCGATCCGGCGGAACACGTCGTGGTGCGAGGCCAGACGTCGTATTACCAAATTCAATTTGGGCATCGCATCGCGTACGTCATGGCGAACGATGTCGACCTGCTGCCCGCGCTCTAA
- a CDS encoding serine/threonine-protein kinase has translation MARDLGHPCILRAMPLRPGERFNRYRIGEVLGSGGMGVVYRAHDPRLHRYVALKLLQTDWVPAFGNTIARSVLVMREARAAASLDHPNAVSIFDVGEEDGQPFIAMELIVGRPLRAFVGDMTIPLQRRLRWLLDVARVLDAAHQRGLVHRDIKPENIMVRDDHAIKVLDFGIARQSALAGTEGPGAEHANTELALPAALKLPMAAKSIRSATVEGTPLYMAPEQMRGESPDGRSDQFAWGVVAHELLTGRMPWAWSGDLHALLADMEKETPRFSTPVPGLAPAIYDVIERALAAGKDRRFESMAPIVSALESLAVITPRVPEQLPTSAPVIGDLPPNTGERSLPLRKRAVARRFAILLGSMALAVPLVVALRTRVAEPVAQTATARVSPSETAPVRTPISANPEAVAAFEDGIRAYHDSSFETARLAFEHAVELDPRLAAAHLRLGIFYIWIFDRLTDARESLARANAARDTLDEHDRMLLHAIALYLEREPPDFEEMHRRLLAALERFPKDAELLLFQTLLYMESGRREELLRSTEEFVAATPPFAAASWNIRGLGLLYSGRDDEALAMFERCLNTASSTTCLGNIMELHSRRGECEKGEQNARRQITLTPNSPFGYEHLAGALAARGLAASAVIEALQQKWSRISAERRERERAADEAHVALWRGDFTAAITNAARLEHLVADDVEQKWHAEAARITVGALMETGKEADASKVSQRFLARKDGWMAPPWRQEQKHDDPTPQLLEAELRAGTLHRTDFEAARANWAKQWVDRAPPALRNYVWYYAYASLVSTESEAAHALAVGSTYEPLPAYHDMVEDAAPGRAYLLAGRIDDATKSLQAAARWCDVLYQPIVHTRAVALLGRALEIKGDTRGACAAYNQVLARWGAARPRSVTAEEVKVRARALACRSL, from the coding sequence TTGGCTCGCGATTTGGGGCATCCATGTATACTCCGAGCGATGCCGCTTCGCCCGGGCGAGAGATTCAACCGGTATAGAATCGGAGAGGTCCTGGGGTCAGGCGGAATGGGCGTTGTTTACCGCGCGCACGATCCGCGGCTTCATCGTTATGTTGCGCTCAAGCTCCTGCAAACGGATTGGGTGCCGGCGTTTGGAAACACCATTGCACGCTCGGTGCTCGTCATGCGCGAAGCGCGCGCGGCAGCCTCGCTCGACCATCCGAATGCGGTGAGCATCTTCGACGTCGGGGAAGAGGATGGGCAACCGTTCATCGCCATGGAGCTCATCGTAGGCCGCCCGCTCCGAGCATTCGTGGGGGATATGACCATCCCGCTGCAGCGGCGACTGCGCTGGCTGCTCGATGTTGCGCGTGTTCTGGATGCCGCGCACCAACGCGGATTGGTCCATCGCGATATCAAACCCGAGAACATCATGGTGCGCGACGATCATGCCATCAAGGTGCTCGATTTCGGGATCGCGCGACAATCCGCATTGGCAGGAACCGAAGGCCCCGGCGCCGAGCACGCCAATACTGAACTCGCGTTGCCGGCGGCGCTCAAATTGCCAATGGCCGCCAAGTCGATACGGAGCGCCACTGTGGAAGGAACGCCGCTCTATATGGCTCCCGAACAGATGCGCGGCGAGTCTCCAGATGGTCGCTCGGACCAATTTGCCTGGGGCGTCGTCGCGCACGAGCTGCTTACTGGAAGAATGCCCTGGGCATGGTCCGGTGATCTGCATGCACTCCTCGCCGATATGGAGAAGGAGACGCCTCGTTTTTCGACGCCTGTGCCCGGCCTCGCGCCTGCCATTTACGACGTGATCGAGCGCGCCCTGGCGGCCGGGAAGGACCGGCGCTTCGAGAGCATGGCTCCCATCGTATCGGCGCTCGAATCCCTCGCCGTCATCACACCGCGCGTGCCGGAACAACTGCCTACCTCGGCCCCCGTCATTGGAGACCTACCGCCCAATACGGGGGAACGATCGCTGCCGCTCCGCAAACGAGCCGTGGCGCGACGATTCGCGATTCTGCTTGGGTCGATGGCGCTCGCGGTGCCTCTCGTCGTGGCACTGAGGACACGCGTCGCGGAGCCGGTCGCGCAGACGGCCACCGCACGCGTCTCGCCGTCCGAAACCGCACCGGTCCGAACGCCGATTTCCGCGAACCCGGAGGCCGTGGCGGCGTTCGAGGACGGGATCCGCGCATACCACGATTCGTCGTTCGAAACCGCGCGTCTCGCCTTCGAGCATGCCGTCGAGCTCGACCCCCGCCTGGCCGCAGCACACCTGCGCTTGGGGATCTTTTACATATGGATCTTCGACCGCCTTACGGATGCTCGGGAATCGCTTGCACGTGCCAACGCCGCCCGCGACACGCTCGACGAGCACGATCGCATGTTGCTCCACGCGATTGCACTTTATCTCGAACGAGAGCCACCCGATTTCGAGGAGATGCATCGTCGGCTCTTGGCTGCGCTGGAGCGGTTTCCGAAGGATGCGGAGCTTTTGCTTTTCCAAACCTTACTGTACATGGAATCCGGCAGACGCGAGGAGTTGCTTCGCTCGACGGAGGAATTCGTCGCAGCCACGCCGCCGTTCGCTGCCGCATCTTGGAACATTCGAGGGCTTGGGCTCCTGTATTCCGGGCGAGACGACGAGGCTCTCGCGATGTTCGAGCGCTGCCTGAACACAGCGTCCTCCACCACCTGCCTCGGAAACATCATGGAGCTCCATTCCCGACGCGGCGAATGCGAGAAGGGGGAACAGAATGCACGCCGGCAGATCACGCTCACGCCCAATTCGCCGTTTGGCTACGAGCATTTGGCCGGGGCGCTCGCAGCACGCGGGCTCGCTGCTTCCGCCGTAATCGAGGCATTGCAGCAGAAATGGAGTCGCATTTCAGCCGAGCGACGTGAACGCGAACGCGCGGCCGACGAAGCGCACGTAGCGTTGTGGCGCGGCGATTTCACTGCGGCGATCACCAACGCCGCTCGCCTGGAGCATCTCGTTGCCGATGACGTCGAGCAAAAGTGGCATGCCGAAGCCGCGCGCATCACGGTGGGTGCGCTGATGGAAACCGGCAAGGAGGCCGATGCTTCCAAAGTTAGTCAGCGCTTTCTCGCACGCAAAGACGGATGGATGGCGCCCCCTTGGCGTCAGGAACAAAAGCACGATGATCCGACACCGCAACTTCTAGAGGCCGAGCTGCGTGCGGGAACGTTGCACCGCACGGACTTCGAGGCTGCGCGTGCAAACTGGGCAAAGCAATGGGTCGACCGCGCGCCGCCCGCCCTGCGAAATTATGTTTGGTATTACGCCTACGCCTCGCTCGTTTCGACGGAGAGCGAAGCCGCTCACGCGCTCGCCGTCGGGTCGACGTATGAGCCACTCCCGGCCTATCACGACATGGTGGAGGATGCGGCCCCCGGACGCGCGTACCTCCTCGCCGGACGAATTGACGATGCCACGAAATCACTGCAAGCCGCCGCACGCTGGTGCGATGTGTTGTACCAGCCCATCGTGCACACGCGCGCCGTGGCCCTGCTCGGGCGAGCTCTGGAAATAAAGGGCGATACGCGCGGTGCATGTGCAGCCTACAACCAAGTACTCGCGCGATGGGGCGCGGCGCGCCCACGAAGCGTCACCGCTGAAGAGGTAAAGGTCCGCGCCCGTGCATTGGCCTGTCGCTCTCTCTGA
- a CDS encoding carbohydate-binding domain-containing protein: MRRSLLGISIILASSWTVMTGCDDDGGNNPPPANDGGKPDSGTPDIDSGPDANAGGPNISISFRPVDNTVSAGGAFFSGELTIQNDSNLRLDTTGWKIYFSFVRNILPDGKADDTHTQDLAVQGLKISRGDKAQSGDYFVMEPLSNFTPIAPGQSRKISLLAENWAIVNTDGPAGFHLVLGSTDTAWALKSSTVIDATDPKQTKRFPGDHVPVPTAQSRYQENTSLQGGTVNAATRLLPTPQSVTVGAGQYTLGGAIAVYASAGLDGEKAFLKAALGDVVSGAITDKADTANTAVRLVLDPAAPAGDESYSLAITPANGVEIRARKSAGIFYGIQTLRQLVPTDAYQAAATSGRTASFVLPEITISDKPLFAYRGMTLDVGRHFQTKDTVKKLLDLLAAHKINKFHFHITDDEGWRLEIPDIPELTSFGSNRGFDVNETNSLHAAMGSSNDLGPGDGISGKAASPTAANGGKPAVFQGFEKASLNFVGKGSGYYTTKDFEEILRYAAERHIDVIPEIDVPGHARAAVKAMEYRYRKYASSDVTKATQYRLADPDDKSTHRSVQGYTDNFVNPCLPSSYAFLTKVVKEVKARFDAVGAPLTMIHGGGDELPGLSDKVTWWKGSPLCQSNPDTKNLDDTGIKDYFFKKWQPIITATGAKMTGWDDIIHSGLVLPGFIPMPWSNVWDWGREDDAYKYANNDQTVILAHATNLYMDLAYNNDPEEPGYYWANFVDESKTFNYLPFNIFDIATQSRMGDTFPAGYWNNKVHLTDNSKRANILGMQGLLWGENLKSPELVEYFAFPKILGVAERAWNFNTPETANALPPAWKQFVTTLGQAELPRLDYYHPVDLRGELPKTTGVNYRVPLPGAKIDNGQLLANLRYPGLAIEYSTDNGTTFQPYTAPTAVTGTVWVRTKTPNGHYSRAAKVN, translated from the coding sequence ATGAGAAGGTCCCTGCTTGGTATTTCGATCATCTTGGCTTCCTCTTGGACGGTGATGACGGGGTGCGACGACGATGGGGGGAACAACCCTCCGCCGGCGAACGACGGGGGAAAGCCTGACAGCGGTACGCCGGATATCGACAGCGGCCCCGACGCGAACGCAGGCGGTCCGAATATCTCCATTTCGTTCCGCCCAGTCGATAACACCGTATCGGCCGGGGGTGCATTCTTCTCCGGTGAGCTGACCATTCAGAATGATAGCAATCTTCGTCTGGATACGACGGGGTGGAAGATCTACTTCAGCTTCGTACGCAATATTTTGCCCGACGGAAAAGCTGACGATACGCACACCCAGGACCTGGCGGTGCAAGGCCTCAAGATCTCGCGCGGAGACAAGGCGCAGAGCGGCGACTACTTCGTCATGGAGCCGCTCTCGAACTTCACGCCCATTGCACCTGGCCAGTCGCGGAAGATCTCGCTGCTCGCGGAGAACTGGGCCATCGTCAACACCGACGGACCTGCAGGATTCCATCTCGTCCTTGGTTCGACGGATACCGCGTGGGCTCTCAAGTCCAGCACCGTGATCGATGCGACGGATCCCAAGCAGACCAAGCGCTTCCCCGGCGATCACGTGCCGGTCCCCACGGCCCAATCGCGATACCAGGAGAACACGTCCCTGCAAGGCGGCACCGTCAATGCGGCGACCCGCCTTTTGCCAACGCCGCAATCGGTCACCGTCGGCGCGGGGCAGTACACGCTCGGCGGCGCCATTGCCGTCTACGCCAGCGCCGGTCTCGATGGCGAGAAGGCCTTCCTCAAGGCTGCACTGGGCGACGTCGTCTCCGGTGCCATCACCGACAAGGCCGATACGGCGAACACCGCGGTGCGCCTCGTGCTCGACCCTGCAGCACCGGCGGGCGACGAGAGCTATTCCCTCGCGATCACGCCGGCGAACGGCGTCGAAATTCGCGCGCGCAAGTCGGCGGGTATCTTCTATGGGATCCAGACGTTGCGCCAGCTGGTTCCCACGGATGCCTACCAGGCCGCAGCCACCTCGGGACGAACGGCATCGTTCGTGTTGCCGGAGATCACGATTTCCGACAAACCGCTCTTCGCATACCGCGGTATGACGCTCGACGTCGGGCGCCATTTCCAGACGAAGGATACGGTCAAAAAGCTTCTCGATCTGTTGGCCGCCCACAAGATCAACAAGTTCCACTTCCACATCACGGACGATGAGGGGTGGCGCCTCGAAATTCCGGATATACCCGAACTCACCTCGTTCGGCTCGAACCGCGGCTTCGACGTGAACGAGACCAATTCGCTCCATGCCGCCATGGGCTCCTCGAACGATCTCGGGCCGGGGGACGGGATCTCCGGCAAAGCGGCTAGCCCGACGGCGGCGAACGGCGGAAAGCCTGCCGTCTTCCAAGGGTTCGAAAAGGCCTCGCTCAACTTCGTCGGAAAGGGTTCCGGTTATTACACGACGAAGGACTTCGAGGAGATCCTCCGCTACGCGGCCGAACGCCACATCGACGTCATCCCCGAGATCGACGTGCCGGGGCATGCGCGCGCAGCGGTCAAGGCGATGGAGTACCGCTATCGTAAATATGCATCGAGCGACGTGACGAAGGCCACGCAGTACCGCCTGGCCGATCCGGACGACAAGTCGACGCATCGAAGCGTTCAGGGATATACGGACAACTTCGTCAATCCTTGCTTGCCGTCGTCCTACGCGTTCCTCACCAAGGTCGTCAAAGAGGTCAAGGCGCGCTTCGACGCGGTCGGTGCCCCACTCACCATGATTCACGGCGGCGGCGACGAACTGCCGGGACTCAGCGACAAGGTAACGTGGTGGAAGGGCTCCCCGTTGTGCCAGTCCAATCCGGACACGAAGAACTTGGACGATACGGGCATCAAGGACTACTTCTTCAAAAAGTGGCAGCCGATCATCACGGCCACTGGCGCCAAGATGACGGGGTGGGACGATATCATTCACAGCGGGTTGGTGCTTCCCGGGTTCATTCCCATGCCGTGGAGCAACGTCTGGGATTGGGGCCGCGAGGACGACGCGTACAAATATGCCAACAATGACCAAACGGTGATTTTGGCGCACGCCACCAATTTGTATATGGATCTGGCGTACAACAACGATCCGGAGGAGCCCGGCTATTATTGGGCAAACTTCGTGGACGAGAGCAAGACGTTCAACTACCTCCCGTTCAACATTTTCGATATCGCCACCCAAAGCCGCATGGGAGATACTTTCCCAGCGGGCTACTGGAACAACAAGGTCCACCTGACCGACAACTCCAAGCGCGCAAATATCCTCGGCATGCAGGGGCTCCTCTGGGGTGAGAACCTCAAGAGCCCCGAATTGGTCGAGTACTTCGCATTCCCGAAGATCCTCGGCGTGGCCGAGCGCGCGTGGAACTTCAACACGCCCGAAACGGCCAACGCACTGCCTCCCGCGTGGAAGCAATTCGTGACCACGCTCGGTCAAGCCGAACTCCCGCGCCTCGACTACTATCACCCCGTCGATCTTCGCGGCGAGCTCCCCAAGACCACGGGAGTCAATTACCGCGTGCCGCTTCCGGGCGCGAAAATCGACAACGGGCAGCTCCTGGCGAATCTGCGCTATCCGGGATTGGCCATCGAATACTCGACGGACAACGGCACCACGTTCCAGCCGTACACGGCACCGACCGCGGTCACCGGCACCGTGTGGGTCCGCACGAAGACGCCGAATGGCCACTACAGCCGTGCGGCCAAAGTCAATTAG
- a CDS encoding NAD(P)-dependent oxidoreductase: MKILVTGATGKVGSRLIKYLARRGDRVRALVRSLTRAADLREDGIELVEGDLLDADSLTAAVRGVDAVVHCAAFFRGATPEQAHAVNDLGSQHLAIAARDASVGRFIFTSTGTVYGSNGGRPAHEDDPCAPTAAYPVSKLAAERFLLATEGLDARVLRLPFVYGDGDPHIEEAISFMRTFPPTQRLSIGHHADVAQAVALLLDARSPAHRIYNVVDDEAPDLATLFASVGAPPPDGSDAERARAFDALLDGRRIREDLGFKPKFPRLA; this comes from the coding sequence ATGAAAATCCTCGTCACTGGAGCGACCGGAAAGGTCGGAAGTCGGCTCATCAAATATCTTGCTCGGCGCGGCGATCGAGTGCGCGCGCTCGTGCGCAGTCTGACGCGCGCCGCCGATTTGCGCGAAGACGGGATCGAGCTCGTCGAAGGCGACTTGCTCGACGCGGACTCGCTCACGGCCGCGGTGCGCGGCGTCGATGCCGTGGTCCACTGCGCCGCGTTTTTCCGTGGTGCGACGCCCGAGCAAGCGCACGCGGTCAATGATCTCGGCTCGCAGCACCTTGCGATCGCCGCGCGTGATGCCTCCGTGGGGCGCTTCATCTTCACGAGCACCGGTACGGTCTACGGTTCGAACGGTGGCCGCCCCGCCCACGAGGACGACCCTTGCGCGCCAACTGCGGCCTATCCGGTGAGCAAACTCGCGGCCGAGCGGTTCCTGCTTGCGACCGAGGGGCTCGATGCGCGGGTGCTTCGGCTGCCGTTCGTGTATGGCGACGGCGATCCGCACATCGAGGAAGCGATCTCGTTCATGCGCACGTTCCCGCCGACGCAGCGCCTGTCGATCGGGCACCATGCCGATGTCGCGCAGGCCGTCGCTCTCCTGCTCGATGCGCGTTCGCCTGCGCACCGCATCTACAATGTGGTCGACGACGAAGCTCCCGATCTTGCGACGCTGTTCGCATCGGTGGGGGCGCCGCCGCCTGACGGCTCGGACGCCGAGCGCGCGCGCGCTTTCGACGCGCTCCTCGATGGTCGCAGGATCCGCGAAGACCTCGGCTTCAAGCCCAAGTTCCCCCGCCTCGCCTAA
- a CDS encoding alpha/beta hydrolase has protein sequence MEFRLELAGLLGIGLFTSTACSDAGRPDHTGVLSLGAQRPSSEIAWVPCTATSNEECATIAVPVDWAHPEGEKFDLAIGRLPALEPENRIGVLLLNPGGPGSSGINFFITGHRIPDTSILRKRFDLVSWDPRGVARSHPIVCDASVILPMPDSFPRSEREYQEWLAYNARLARNCRARTGPLYDHVDTPSTVRDMDAIRAALGEEKISYYGASYGSQIGVNYAEEFPERVRAMALDSIVNHSVTSAFRFLKTKTEEFEGAFYEFVAWCGRTQECKLHGRDVAALWDELYAKAEAGTLIDPATGEPLDEGWLLSELGFAVAAASASRWLAFANRLSSLETGVPLAASRFMADDEVYENGFHDFICQDWKFSIRNFHELDAYRRALEAMYPHTHMQEHWFWILTCLGSPIQTTNPQRRVSAPDAPPILLVTAKRDVTTPQADAAAIHRQLKGSVLLQQDGVGHNQYLRNTCARQYIETYLTTLVMPPKDTHCPSDFPP, from the coding sequence ATGGAATTTCGACTCGAGTTGGCGGGGCTTCTCGGGATTGGACTCTTCACGTCGACGGCGTGTTCGGACGCCGGGCGGCCTGACCACACCGGCGTACTATCGCTGGGCGCGCAGCGGCCCTCATCGGAAATCGCGTGGGTGCCGTGCACCGCGACGTCCAACGAGGAGTGCGCGACCATCGCGGTTCCAGTCGATTGGGCTCATCCGGAAGGGGAGAAGTTCGATCTGGCCATCGGTCGACTGCCGGCGCTGGAACCGGAGAATCGCATCGGCGTCCTCCTTCTCAATCCCGGAGGACCTGGCAGTTCGGGGATCAACTTTTTCATCACCGGCCACCGCATTCCCGATACGAGCATACTCCGCAAACGATTCGATCTCGTAAGCTGGGATCCCCGGGGCGTGGCCCGAAGTCATCCGATCGTGTGCGACGCGTCGGTGATTTTGCCAATGCCGGATTCATTTCCAAGATCGGAGCGCGAGTACCAAGAGTGGTTGGCCTACAACGCGAGGCTTGCACGGAATTGCCGCGCCCGCACGGGGCCGTTGTACGATCACGTCGATACGCCGAGCACCGTACGTGACATGGATGCCATTCGTGCGGCGCTCGGCGAGGAGAAGATCAGCTATTATGGCGCTTCGTATGGAAGCCAAATCGGTGTCAACTATGCGGAGGAGTTCCCCGAGCGTGTTCGCGCAATGGCGCTCGATTCCATCGTCAATCACAGCGTTACGTCCGCCTTTCGATTTTTGAAGACGAAGACGGAAGAATTCGAAGGGGCCTTTTATGAATTCGTGGCATGGTGCGGGCGCACGCAGGAATGCAAACTCCATGGGAGAGACGTTGCGGCGCTATGGGACGAATTGTACGCGAAGGCCGAAGCTGGAACGCTGATCGATCCAGCGACCGGTGAGCCGCTCGACGAGGGCTGGCTGCTCAGCGAGCTGGGGTTCGCAGTAGCAGCCGCTTCCGCCTCGCGCTGGCTCGCGTTCGCGAACCGTCTTTCGAGCTTGGAGACCGGCGTGCCATTGGCGGCGTCGCGATTCATGGCCGACGATGAAGTCTATGAAAATGGATTCCACGACTTCATCTGCCAAGATTGGAAGTTTTCCATTCGCAATTTCCATGAGCTGGACGCATATCGTCGCGCCCTCGAGGCCATGTATCCCCATACGCATATGCAGGAGCACTGGTTTTGGATCCTCACGTGCCTGGGATCTCCGATCCAGACGACCAACCCGCAGCGGCGCGTGTCCGCGCCCGACGCACCGCCCATCTTGCTCGTCACCGCCAAGCGCGACGTTACAACGCCTCAGGCCGACGCCGCAGCGATTCACCGACAACTCAAAGGCTCCGTGCTGCTTCAGCAGGATGGCGTTGGCCACAATCAATACCTTCGGAACACCTGCGCCCGTCAGTACATCGAGACGTATCTAACGACGCTCGTCATGCCACCGAAAGATACGCATTGTCCGTCGGATTTCCCGCCCTGA
- a CDS encoding tautomerase family protein yields MPLVRFDLIQGRTDEEVQTLLDAAHRALVDAFGVPERDRYQIVHEHPASRLILQDTGLGIARTNKVVVLTLVTRPRSEGSKTRFYQALCRELEENCGIAPSDVIVSMVTNSDSDWSFGNGRAQFMTGELSPPR; encoded by the coding sequence ATGCCGCTCGTTCGATTTGATCTGATCCAAGGACGCACCGACGAAGAAGTGCAAACCCTGCTCGATGCGGCGCATCGCGCATTGGTCGATGCCTTTGGGGTGCCCGAACGCGATCGCTACCAGATCGTGCACGAGCACCCTGCTTCCCGGCTCATTTTGCAGGATACAGGACTTGGTATCGCGAGGACGAACAAGGTGGTCGTCCTCACGCTCGTCACCCGGCCGCGAAGCGAGGGCTCCAAGACGAGATTTTACCAAGCGCTCTGTCGGGAACTCGAAGAGAACTGCGGAATCGCGCCGAGCGATGTCATCGTCTCCATGGTCACGAATTCGGATTCCGATTGGAGCTTCGGAAACGGTCGCGCCCAATTCATGACAGGGGAACTGTCACCGCCGCGATGA
- a CDS encoding XapX domain-containing protein, with amino-acid sequence MPMKMYVLSLAAGIFVGVIYSVLNVRSPAPPLVALLGLLGMLAGEQVIPIGKRLRADVSLSTASKPPENRP; translated from the coding sequence ATGCCGATGAAAATGTATGTGTTGTCCCTCGCCGCCGGCATCTTCGTCGGCGTGATCTACAGCGTGCTCAACGTCCGATCGCCCGCTCCTCCATTGGTCGCACTCCTCGGCCTACTCGGAATGCTCGCAGGCGAGCAGGTCATTCCTATCGGGAAACGGCTGCGCGCGGACGTCTCTCTCTCCACCGCCTCGAAGCCACCGGAAAACCGTCCGTGA